CCCTACGTCGGCTATGGCATCAAAGGCGTGCTGTGGGATCAGGGCGAGAGCCGCACGAACATCGTGGGTGTGGATCAAGTGACGCTCATGGGCGCGCTGATCGGTGGCTGGCGCAAGGCTTGGACCCAGGGCGATTTCCCTTTTCTCTATGTGCAGAAGCCCAGCGGTGGCGGCTGCGCCTTTGATTACTCGCAGCCGATGAACCGTCTGGCGGAGAAGTTCGCGGTATTGCCGAAGACGATCCCGAACAATCCCGACCGCGAATACTCGCACGTCGCCTTTGAGCAGATCATGAAGTATCCGAACACGCACATGGTCATCAGCAGCGACCTCGGCAACGGCATCCATCCGCCGAACAAGTCCGGCTACGGCGCGCGTGCCGTGCAGGTGGCGCAGGCGGTGGCGTATGACAAAGGCAACGAATACCTCGGCCCGCAGCTTGCCTCCCACAGCACCGCCGGTGGCAAGGTGACGCTGAAGTTCAAGCACACGGGCAAAGGCCTCGCCTTCAAGAACGGCGACAAGCTCCAGGGCTTCATGATCGCCGGGGCGGACAAAAAATTCGTCTGGGCCGATGCCAGCATCGAAGGCAACAGCGTCGTGGTTTCCAGCAAGGACGTGCCGCAGCCTGCCGCCGTGCGCTATGCGTGGAGCAGTGCCTTCCAGTGGGCGAATTTGTTCAATCAAGATGGGTTGCCTGCGCAGCCTTTCCGCACGGATGCGTGGTAGGAGGCGCATCATTGCGATTGCCCATTTTTCAATCCGACGCTAAAACCAGCGCATGCCGTCATCTGCCGACGGCGGAACCAACAACACCATCTGACTATGAAAGCCCAAGACGCCAAGAAAGAGAAAAAGAAAACGCCGCAGAAGACCATGAAGGAAAAGAAGCTCGCGAAGCAGGAGAAGAAGGCCAAGCGCTAGGCCGCACCCGCTTTGATGGCCGGTCCATCCGGCCATTGGATTCAACAGCACAGCCTGTCCGGCTGTGCTGTTTTCGTCTGGTGATCTCAAGCGCTTCGCGGTCTGGCATGGCAGGCCCAGAGCAGCACCAGTCCAAACGCGAGACACGACATCGCATCCATTGCCATCCACCAGCCGGGCATGCCGGTATGCGTGTTGATGTACCAGTAGATCGGTCCTGCCGCCACGCAGATCCACGCGGACAAAACAATCATGGGCCGGTAGCGCACGACATCGCCCGCCATCATCCACATCAGAATGCCTGTCACGACATACACGAACGATCCCCCGGCGCCGAGATAGCGCAGCAGCACGGAGTCGGGCAGCTTGCCCATGCCGAGAAACCAGTTCAGTTTCCCCAGCACGTAGTCCGGTGCGAACACCGCGCTGATCGTCACGAGGGAGATGGCTCCTGCGGCCTTGAGCAGCATGGACTGAAGATGCGGACGACCGAGAGTGGGAGTGGCTGCATTCATGGTGCGAATTAAATCGAAAGCCGCAGATGAATGCGAGACCTTTTGTTCAAGGCCTGCCAGCCACTGGCAGGCCACTGGGAACACGTTTCGGCACGGACTTGTCGTAGTCGTCGCTGTTCAGGGTTTCGAGGAAAGCTGCGAGCGGTTCATGGTCTTCGGGAAGCATGTTCATCTTCCGCAGCAGCGGATCGAGCGGCGGGAGGGAAGTGTCACCGCCTTCGAAGGTTTCGGCGGCTTGATCCATGAGGCGGTCGTAGAAGAGCAGCACCTCATCGAGCGTGAGCGTGCCGCCATGGTGCATGTAGGGCGCGGTGTGCTTCAAATTGCGCAGCGTGGGCGTGCGGAACTCGTGGCGTTGTGTGGCGGAGTCGGTGAGGCCGATGGCGTGGAGTTTGAAATCGGAGAGCATGGGGCCGTTGTGGCAGAGGGCGCAGCCGGCTTTTTGAAACACTTCCATGCCGCGTTGCTGGAGCGGCGTCATCGCGGTCTTGTCGCCGCGCATGAAGCGGTCGAACGGTGAATCGGGTGTGATGAGTGTGCGTTCATACGTTGCGATGGCCTGCGCGACGTGCTCGGGGGTGATCTCGGTCTCAAACACCGCACGGAAGAGCTGCTGATACTCCGGGATGGCTTGCAAACGTTTCACCATCGCCGGGATCGCTTCTGACTCGGTGGAACCCTCGCCGCGCATCTCCTCGCGATGACGAATCGGCACCAGCGCCTGCGCTTCGAGACTTTGCACGCGATTGTCCCAGAACATCGGCACCTGCAACGGATCGTGTGGCTTGTCGGATTCGATGCCGTTGAAGGCGGCGTTGAGAATGGATGGAGTGTTGCGTGTCAGTGGCAGGAATGCGGCACCTTTGACGAGTTTGCGTGCTGGGCCGATGCCACTGGCATGCACGCCGAGCGGTGTGGGCCGTGCATCGCCCCAGTCATGCAGGGGATGATGGCAGGTGGCGCAGGCGACATCGCGTGTGGCGGAGAGAATGGGATCGAAGAACAGCAGGCGACCGAGTTCGACCTTCGCGGGCGTGTCGTTGGGAAGCGCGGCGGAACGAGGCAGCGCTTCGATCTTCGTGTTCGGCAACGGTTCAGCCGCCGCAGCAGCCAGGATCACGACAAAGGTGGTGAGCATGCGACTTCAACGAACGTTGGCGGCGGGATCATCCAAGCGGCGGTCAGCGTGGCGCAGAAATTCATGCAGATCGCGTTCGGCTTGCTGCGTGCGTGGATGAGTGGATGCGCGGTAAGTTTTGAGACGAAACTCCAGGAACTCGCGCTGCCATGGTGGGTTGGGTTCAAACATGGCCAGCACTTCGAGTTGATGCTCGGGCGAAAGCAGTGGGATGATCTCGACCAGCGTGTTCATGCGGGTCGGATCGGCCAGTCCTCCGGGAAAGGGTTGGCGCAGGAGTTCCATGAATGGTGCAGCGAGGTCACGATTGGCAGCGACAAGAGGCGGAACGAGCGACAGGGCCATTTGAACCGAGGGCAGGCGCACCCATACCTGCTGACGCAGTGCTTTGAAGCCGTCGAGCAGATGAGCTGTGGCATCGTCGTAGGATTCCTGCCGGAAGGCGGACATTGCGGCGGCGAACTGGGCATCTGCGGGCCAGTCGGCGCGGACGGCTTCGAGCAGCGGCGGCATTGCTTCTGCTGTGCCAGCCTGAGCCGTCGATTCCAGCAGCATCAATTGCTCAAACGGACTGGACGGAGCACCAACCCATGAAGCAAGGACGCCTTCATGATTGCCTCTGGCAAACGCCACGAGTGCTTCGGCACGACGTTGGTCATCGCCTTCGAGATCGGATGGAATCGAAAAGGTGGAGCCATCAGCGGCCAGCATGCGCAGACGCTCATAGGTGAGTCGAGTTCGATCTAACTGAGCAGCAAGATGTGCAGGGACATCGGCCTCTGCGGCGATTGCCATGGAGAGCACCTGGGTGGTCTCAAATTGATTGTCTTTGGAGAGGGCGCGGGCAAAGCCGTACTCCAGCAGGTTGCGATCATCGGTGTTGATGTGGGCAGGCGTTGCTTGCAGCAGACTGCGGGCAAAGGCAGGCGAGGCGAGATGATGCGCGAGCACGCCTTCGACGGAACTTGTGAGCCAGACTCGCTTCAGCGCTTCGGCATACGGCGGTTGAGTGATGCGCGTGCGTAGTTGCTCCAGCGTGTAAGCGGGTGGTGTCAGATGACCGATGAATAGGAGATCATTGGGGCCGGAGATCCAGGTTTCCACATGGGGAAACACGGCGGTGAGCGTGGCATAGACCTGCCGGATGGCATGTGCATCGACTTCGTAGCCTTGCACCCATTGAGCGAACATACCGCTCTCTTTGAGCCGCGCTTTGGCTGCGGCATAGAACTCCTGCGTGAACAAGGTGGAGACACCGGCACGATAGGGATTGGAAGGCTCAGATATGATTAGGTCATAGCTGTTTCCGGCGGCGAGCAAGGCCTCACGCGCATCGCCTGCGATGAGATGCACGTTCGCCTTGGTCATCACATTCCGGTTCACGGGTGCGAAGTGATCGCGGGCAAGGATGGACATGCCGGTCTCCAGTTCCACCACATCCACCCGCTCCATGCCTGGCACATCCGCGACCCAGCCGGCGGTGGTTCCGGTGCCGAGGCCGACGATGAAAGCGTTGTGCGGCGCTGGATGCAACATCGCGGGCACCAAGCCCTGCATCACCTGCGTGTCGGCATCGCCAAAGGCTGAACCGTCGGATTTGCCGTTCACATAAAGGCAGTAGCCGTCATCGCTGGCGACTGCGGCCACGCTGGCTTCGCGTCCTTCAAATTCATGCGCGATTTTCCAGCGGCTGGCATTCAGCCAGCCGCGCAGACCATTGATGGAAGTCGGCAGAGCTTCGACACGGCCATAGCCGATGGGTTTGTGCCGCCATGCGGCGGTGGGGCCTGCTGGCATGAAGATTAGATAGCCAGCGCTGAGCCATAACAGGATGATGACAGGCCAGACACGACGTGTGCTTGATTTTGCACCAAGCACCGCAGCGCCCAGACTGAGCAGGAGTGTCAGCAACATCACCAACCGCCACGCGCCGGGTGCGGTGAGCCAGGGAAGCAGGAGAAAGCCTCCGGCCAATGATCCCGTGATGGCTCCAAGGGTGTTCGCGGCATACGCGTAACCGACATGACGACCCGCATCACGATTCCCACTTCCCAGCAGGCCGACGAGCAATGGGAACTGCACTCCTGCGAGAATGGACGGCCCAAGCACAAGCAGGCTGGAGATCAACGTCCAGCCAACGACTTGACCGGACAAACCGAGGGAGCGCAGTTGATTCACATCAATGGCGAAGACCGCAATGCGATCTCCCAGCGCCCATGGCACTGCCAGGAACAGCGCCTGCCATGCTGCGACTCGCGCCAGCGCGGCGAGTGTGACGGCACCTGCGCGTGACGCCCAGAGCATGCGATACAGCAATCCGCCGAGTCCGATGCCTGTGAGGGCGAGTGCCAGGATCAAACCGAAGCCATACACGGAACTGCCGAGCAACGGAGCGAGGAGGCGAAACCAGACGAGTTCGCTGAGGAAAAACGTAAAGCCGGTGATGCCGGCGGCGAGGTAGATGAATCGCGTTGTCACGTTGCTCAATGCCGCTGACTGCGATAGCGTTGGTTTCACTGGCTCCACCGGCGTCGCATCACGTGCCACCCACCACGCGGCGGCACCGATGAGAAGATTCACCCCAGCGGCAGTCATGACGGTGATGCGAATGCCCCAGTGCTCCAGCAGCCAGAACGTACTCAGCAGCACGCCTGCCAGTGCGCCGAGTGTGTTCACGCCATACAGCACGCCAAGGCTGCCGCGTTGCTGATCCTGATCCGTCTCCACCCATTTGAAGGCTGCTGGCAGACTGCCGCCCATGAGCAGGCACGGCGGTGCCAGCACGAGGGTGGCGAGCAGGAGCTGCAGCAGTGTTGCGGTGACTTGTCCCAGCGCGGCAATGCCTCCCGTGCTGAGATACAGCGAACGCACCAACCAGAGCAGCAACGGTGTCAGCAGGGCCGCGATGCCAACGCCGAGTTCAATGAACGCATAGAGACGCAGGGGATTTTCTGACGCTTCGGCTTTGCGCCCAAACAAGGCGCTGCCTGCACCCATGGCTCCCATGAAGATTGCCAGCACCGCAGCGGTGGCAGGCGTGGCACCACCGAAGACCAGACGAAACTCTCGCAACCACGCCATTTGATAGACAAGAGCGCATGCACCTGACAAAGCCAGCAGCGTGGCGAGGAAGGGCAGGCGTGAAGCTGAAGGGAGAGTCATGGTCGTCTCATCAAGACGCATGAAGATTGAAGTGTCCAGCCGCGAAACTCGCAGATCGGATTTGCCGCAAAGGGGCAGAGAGGCAGAGGAGCCAAAGGTTGAAATAAAATCTCTGCTGCTCTGCTCCTTCGCACCTCTGCGGCAAAAAGAGCGAACCTCAAGCGCACTTAGCCGACCGGCGTGGCCCAATGCTCGCGATACTCGCGTTTGAGCAGCTTCGAGGTGTCGGCATCGCCGATGAACTGTTCTTTGGCCGGGTCAAACACGAGCGCACGCCGTGTGCGGGCGGCGATGTTGCCGAGATGGCAGAGGGCGGTGGAGAGGTGATTGATGGTGATGTCGGCGTTCAGTTTCGCACCTGTGCGGATGGCATCGAGGAAGTTGGCGTGATGTGCGGCGAGATCTGGGCCGGACGTCGGCCGGATGTCTTCGATGAGTTTGTTTCGTTTGCCAAAGATCTGCCAGCCCTTCGCCTTGCCACCGATGATCATGCCTTCCGTGCCATACCAGGCGCAGCCGTTTTCGTGGCCCTCTTGCACATACGGCGACCAATCGCGCTGCTCGTAGATGAGCTGTTTGGTTTTACCGGCGATGTCGTATTCAAAACCGCAGTAGAGCGTGTCAGGCCACTCCTGATCGTCGTCGAAGAACAGCTTGCTGCCCTGGCCGATGATGCGATCCGGGTGCTGCTCGACGCCAAGGCCCCAGCGGGCGATGTCGATGTCATGCACGCCGTCGTTGCCGAAATCACCAGCACCGAAATGATGAAACCAGCGCCAGTGCGCCGGATGATAGGTGCTCTTGAATGGCACCTTCGGCACGGGGCCGAGCCAGAGTTCGTAATCGAGCTCGGCGGGTGGTTCGGTGGCCGGTTTGTGGCCATGATTCGCACGGAGCTGGCTGTTCCAGGCTTTGGCGACCAAAACCTCGCCAATCACGCCGCTGCGCAGTTTTTCGACAATGCCCATGATGTGCGCCGTGCTGCGGCTCTGCGTGCCGACCTGCATCACGACCTTGTTTTTAGCTCCCGCCTCGATCATGAGCCGACCTTCGCGCAAATTGTGCGAGCAAGGCTTCTCCACATACACATGCTTGCCCGAGTTCGCCGCGAGGATCGCGCCCGGTGCATGCCAGTGGTCCGGCGTGGCCATCACGACGGCCAGTACGGCTTTGTCATCAAACACCTGCCGCATGTCGCGGGCGATCTTCGGTGTCTGGCCAGTGAGTTCCTGAATCGTCTTTGCGGCTGTCTCGGCACGCTTCGAGTCCGCATCGCAAACCCACGAGAAGATCACGTCGTCGCGTTTGCACATCGTCTTGACGTGATTGGTGCCCATCCCGCCGGGGCCGATGAAGGCGAGATTGATTTTATCTGCGGCTCCGGCGGCTTTGAGAAAAGCGGGCGCGGCAAGCGTGGCGAGGGCGAACTGGCGACGGGTGAGCGTGTTCATGGTAACGCTCATACGGATCAAATCCGACACTCCATGCGAAAGCCCGTGCTACTTCTGGTAGATCGGCAGGAAGTGGTGATGCACGGAGAGGCTGAGCAGGGCGAGCGAGGTGGCATAGACGGCACCGGCGCTTTTTTCATTGCCGTTGCGCGGATACCAACTGCCGTCGGGTGACTGTGAGGCGATGAGCGTTTGCTCGGTTTTTTGACGGGCGGTGGCGGCGTGGTCGCCACCGCGTTGATACATGCCTTGGGCGTAGTAGTAGCAGCCGTAGAAGAACCAGGGCTCGTTGATTTCAGGCGGTGATTTGAGCAGCCAGTTGGCGGAGCCGAGCACTTCCGGCGCTTCATACTGGCCGCAGACTTGGAGAGAGAGCAATCCGGCCGCGGTGGTGGAGAAGGTCTGGCGTCCGCCATAAGGCTCGTAGCTGAACGCGGCGGCGTCACTCTTGGGATTGCCGTTGGAATCACGCTCTACGCGGTAGCTGCGCTTGATGTAGGCCACGGCGTTGTCGATGGCACCCTTGGGAACTTCAAAACCGGCGTTCTTGGCCGCGCGCAGCGCCATGACCTGCCAAACGCTCACGGAGATGTCGCTGTCACTGGAACTAGGCTCATAGCGCCAGCCGCCGCGGTTGGCCTCGCTCTTCGGCACCTGCTGGGAGCGGATGATCAACTGGATCGCGCCTTCCAACTGCTTGCGCAGCCGTTTGTCAGTCGCTTCATCTGGTGAGTGGCCGACCATCTCGCCGAGCATCAGTGAAATGATGCCATGGCCATACATGCGTGAGCGGTCGCTGCGACCCAGGTAGCCGTTTTCATCCGGCTCCACGCCTTCTACGACGTAGCGCAGGGCTTTGCCACAGGCCTGGCCTTCGGGCGTGGGATCATCCGGCATGTGGCCGACGGAGGCGAGGCCCATGAGCGCGAGCGAGGTCATCGCGGCGCTGTGCGATGGCAAATCGCCGCGTCGTGGCTTCGCATCGGATTTTTCATCCACGATGTGACCGGCGGACTTCTGCTGTCGAATCAGCCAGCCGACGGCCTTGTCCACGGCTGCTTTGACTTGGGGCGAGATCAACTCAGGCTTTGGTGTCTGCGCTGCAGCAAGACTGGTCGAGGCGAGAAGAATGAAAAGGGGCAGAGGGAGGCGCATGCGGGTCAAAGGGTTCGATTCAATCTCAACGTGCGTTCATCCAGGGGATTTGCGGCTCGTGCCGTAATTGCTTCCAGCTATTCCATGCCAGCATGCCGAAGAGAATGAGGGTGAACACACCGCCGCCAACACGCATGTTGGGATCGACACGAATATCGAGGAAATCCAGAACGCTGTTTTGGAGTCCTTTCCAGAGCTGGTTTTGAAACGACAGCAGGGCGAGGGCCACCGAGCACACGAGGCTGATCGTGAGTGCCAGCCGCTGTTTACCAGCACCGAGCCAGGCCTGGCAGAGCCTGCCGCCGTCGAGCGGCACGACGGGCACCAGATTCAGCAGCGCCCAGAAGAGACTGATGATCGTGAAGCTGTCGAGCATGGCCAGCAGCCACGGTGATGGCACGCGCCACAAGGTGATCGACCAGCCCACGGCGAGACCAAAGAGAATCTGCAAGCCCGGTCCGGCGGCACTGACGAGCAGGTCTTCTTTGCGTGTCAGATGATTGCTGCCCTGCGCCAGGCCGCCAAAGGCATACAGCACGATGCCCACGCGCCGGTCGCCGCAGTTTCGCATGGTGAACGCGTGGCCGAGTTCATGAATGAGGATGGAGAGGAACACGGCCACCATCCAGCCGATCAATCCGCGCAACTGCTCCGGCGAGCTTGCACTTAAAGCGCCGCCCATGAGCGCGGCATTCAGCCAGAACATCCAATGAATGAGAACCGGGAAACCGAAGAGGGTGAAGCGCAGCATGGCAGGGTTGGGGGAAGAAGCGGTGATTTGATCTCACATCCCGCCATGCAAATCCACCATTTCATTCAGTGAGCGAGTCTGGGAGGAATGAAACGGGCGCAGGAAACGAAATTGCGTGGAAACATCGCAGGTGTGGGCTGCGTTACGCGCCTTCATCCAGCCATGAAACGATTTCTACTCTCCCTCCTCGTCAGTGCCCCTCTGTTTGCCGATGAGGCGGCGGACATCCTCGCCAAGTCTGGCGTCAAAGGCGGCATCGTCGTCCATGTCGGCTGCGGGGATGCCTCCACGACGCAAAAATTGCGGGTCAATGAAGCGTATCAGGTCCAAGGACTCACGCAGGATGCGGCGCAGATTCCGACGATACGGGAGTCGATTTATAAAGCCGGAGTGAGTGGCGCGGTGGCGGTCTCCGAGTGGAATGGCAAGCACCTGCCTTACATCGAGAATTATGTGAACCTGCTCGTGGTGGAGGATGCTACTGTTTCTAAAGAGGAGATCGACCGTGTGCTCACGCCGCTGGGCGTGGCAATGGTGAAGAAGAATGGCGCATGGGAAAAGATCACCAAGGCTTGGCCGAAGGACATGGATGAGTGGACGCACTACGCCTACGATAGCAAAGGCAACCCGACCTCGAAGGACATGCTCGTCGGGCCGCCATCGCGGATGCAGTGGATTGGGAATCCTCGCTGGAGTCGGCATCATGATCGCATGTCGTCGGTGAGCGCGCAGGTTTCGGCAGGCGGACGCACGTTTTACATCATTGATGAAGGCAGCCGCATCTCCATCCTGATGCCTGCGAAGTGGATGCTCATCGCTCGCGATGCCTTCAATGGCACGGTGCTGTGGAAAAAGCCGATCCCGGAGTGGAGCACGCATCTTTGGCCGCTGAAATCAGGCCCCACGCAGCTCACACGTCGCCTCGTGGCGATGGGTGACAAGGTGTATGCCACGATGGGCATCACGGCCCCTGTTACCTGCTTTGACGGAGCCACGGGCGCACTCATCCGCGAGTATCCGCAGACGAAGGGCACGGAAGAAATCATCATGCGCAACGGCACGATCTACGCGCTGGTGAACAAGGAAGCGTGGCGGCTGAACCAGGAGTTCGCCGTGAAGGCGCAGAGCGATCAGCAGCGCGTGACCACGGAGTTCAACTGGGATGGCAAGCCGAAGCACCTCGTCGCTGTCGATGCGGAGAGCGGCAAGACCTTGTGGGAGCAGGAAGACCGCATCGCCCCCGTGACGCTCGCGCTCGA
This genomic interval from Prosthecobacter sp. contains the following:
- a CDS encoding cytochrome-c peroxidase, encoding MLTTFVVILAAAAAEPLPNTKIEALPRSAALPNDTPAKVELGRLLFFDPILSATRDVACATCHHPLHDWGDARPTPLGVHASGIGPARKLVKGAAFLPLTRNTPSILNAAFNGIESDKPHDPLQVPMFWDNRVQSLEAQALVPIRHREEMRGEGSTESEAIPAMVKRLQAIPEYQQLFRAVFETEITPEHVAQAIATYERTLITPDSPFDRFMRGDKTAMTPLQQRGMEVFQKAGCALCHNGPMLSDFKLHAIGLTDSATQRHEFRTPTLRNLKHTAPYMHHGGTLTLDEVLLFYDRLMDQAAETFEGGDTSLPPLDPLLRKMNMLPEDHEPLAAFLETLNSDDYDKSVPKRVPSGLPVAGRP
- a CDS encoding fused MFS/spermidine synthase, translated to MTLPSASRLPFLATLLALSGACALVYQMAWLREFRLVFGGATPATAAVLAIFMGAMGAGSALFGRKAEASENPLRLYAFIELGVGIAALLTPLLLWLVRSLYLSTGGIAALGQVTATLLQLLLATLVLAPPCLLMGGSLPAAFKWVETDQDQQRGSLGVLYGVNTLGALAGVLLSTFWLLEHWGIRITVMTAAGVNLLIGAAAWWVARDATPVEPVKPTLSQSAALSNVTTRFIYLAAGITGFTFFLSELVWFRLLAPLLGSSVYGFGLILALALTGIGLGGLLYRMLWASRAGAVTLAALARVAAWQALFLAVPWALGDRIAVFAIDVNQLRSLGLSGQVVGWTLISSLLVLGPSILAGVQFPLLVGLLGSGNRDAGRHVGYAYAANTLGAITGSLAGGFLLLPWLTAPGAWRLVMLLTLLLSLGAAVLGAKSSTRRVWPVIILLWLSAGYLIFMPAGPTAAWRHKPIGYGRVEALPTSINGLRGWLNASRWKIAHEFEGREASVAAVASDDGYCLYVNGKSDGSAFGDADTQVMQGLVPAMLHPAPHNAFIVGLGTGTTAGWVADVPGMERVDVVELETGMSILARDHFAPVNRNVMTKANVHLIAGDAREALLAAGNSYDLIISEPSNPYRAGVSTLFTQEFYAAAKARLKESGMFAQWVQGYEVDAHAIRQVYATLTAVFPHVETWISGPNDLLFIGHLTPPAYTLEQLRTRITQPPYAEALKRVWLTSSVEGVLAHHLASPAFARSLLQATPAHINTDDRNLLEYGFARALSKDNQFETTQVLSMAIAAEADVPAHLAAQLDRTRLTYERLRMLAADGSTFSIPSDLEGDDQRRAEALVAFARGNHEGVLASWVGAPSSPFEQLMLLESTAQAGTAEAMPPLLEAVRADWPADAQFAAAMSAFRQESYDDATAHLLDGFKALRQQVWVRLPSVQMALSLVPPLVAANRDLAAPFMELLRQPFPGGLADPTRMNTLVEIIPLLSPEHQLEVLAMFEPNPPWQREFLEFRLKTYRASTHPRTQQAERDLHEFLRHADRRLDDPAANVR
- a CDS encoding Gfo/Idh/MocA family oxidoreductase, with protein sequence MNTLTRRQFALATLAAPAFLKAAGAADKINLAFIGPGGMGTNHVKTMCKRDDVIFSWVCDADSKRAETAAKTIQELTGQTPKIARDMRQVFDDKAVLAVVMATPDHWHAPGAILAANSGKHVYVEKPCSHNLREGRLMIEAGAKNKVVMQVGTQSRSTAHIMGIVEKLRSGVIGEVLVAKAWNSQLRANHGHKPATEPPAELDYELWLGPVPKVPFKSTYHPAHWRWFHHFGAGDFGNDGVHDIDIARWGLGVEQHPDRIIGQGSKLFFDDDQEWPDTLYCGFEYDIAGKTKQLIYEQRDWSPYVQEGHENGCAWYGTEGMIIGGKAKGWQIFGKRNKLIEDIRPTSGPDLAAHHANFLDAIRTGAKLNADITINHLSTALCHLGNIAARTRRALVFDPAKEQFIGDADTSKLLKREYREHWATPVG